The Dendropsophus ebraccatus isolate aDenEbr1 chromosome 6, aDenEbr1.pat, whole genome shotgun sequence nucleotide sequence AgatgctcgtttactgagcctattaaaaAGCTCAATAattatttagcaagggctgcatggccaTCGTTagtaatgtctgtgcagcccctgcCCTAAACCGTATACCTTACCCCCACCATGATCCCGATGTTCTTCTGTTCTCTCCTCACTTCCTGGCACTACCGCTGTAACCTCGAAGCCGGTCGTTGCACTGACAGGTAactcagccagtcactagccTTTCAATTCAGAGACCTGCCCTGGCTCCAGGAAGCAATCAGACAACAGAAGAATATCGGGAGCATAGGGAGGTCATTTATACAGTTTACACAATCATCAGCGACCAACAATTTTAGAtgaggaccaaaagacatgaACAGCCGATGATTACTGTCCTCCCGATGGTCTGTGCAgccaagaaataaaaaaaaaaaaaacacacacacacttgtctgaactaccccttaaagGTCTATTATGAAATATTGCATTCAGGATTGGATATCATTTTGCTGGATGGAGACCTTATTCGCACGTTCTGCAATCATGGATCAACTTGATTTCAATTTTACTACTGAACATTCCGCTTTTTCACTGATCTACAATCTGTTCCATGAGAAAATAGCACACGTCCTAGTGCGTATCATATGAGCCAATAGTAAGCTACAGGATCCTTGGTATTTACAGGCAATAAAATCCAagcaaacaagtttttttttttttttttttacagatgcaattacagaatttttttcaagaaccagagtaaaaaaaaaagtgaccctCATCTTATAAGGCCAATAGGAGCCACATATataaggaatacccctttaacttcatgtGTATGTGTTGTACCATTATGTGGTGATCCTTCCTTCATGAATACAATTATCATACAGCAGCCATCTCATAAGTCACAACAAGCCTTTATTTCCTCCAAGGTTTGTGGACATGTCAGACGCTCTTCCTGCAGGTAATTCTTGTCCCATCCCCGGGCTGTAACTCGCCCCATGGCCACTAGAGGGCCCCAGTGTGCCAGGAAACAAGTGCGCGGCGGATGAGCAGAGGCTGTAGAGCTCCGGGCAGGAGAAGGTCACGCTGCTTCACCTGCCGCTTCCTTTCTTCAtttgccccctcacctcctccattCCAGTCTTGAGCTCCTTGACGAATGTGTCTTTGATCCTCCCCACCTTGCGTCCCACCTCCCCCAGATCCCGGGAAGCCCCAGACACCTCCCGCTTCAGCTCCTGGACCGTGCTGGAGCGGAGCATGCGCTGTGCAGCGTCCCTGCCGGTCAGCTGCGCTTTAGTGATGGCGAAGGCGGTGATCTGCGCGGCTCTGCGGATGGGCCGGGACTCGGAAAGCTTCTCGATCAGCTGAGGGTTGTTGAGTAACGAGAACAAGAGCCTCCTGAGCACCATCTTAGGAGGACGTGTGACCTGAAGCACATAGACACAGCTGGTTACACCGGCGACTCTACAGCTCAACGGCCGCCGCATTATCCGGACCTACCTGCGTCTCTGGCCGCTAACCTACACACGCTGTCAGCTGTTTGCCCGCATCAGAGATGGCGGAAGCTGCTTCCGTTTTTTAAACCCGGAAGTGCTTCTTTACAGTGTCTTTTCTGATTGGCCCATCAGTGTCGTTAAACCAGTGTCGCTTTGCGGCTGCAGCGCTTTGTTACGTTTTCCGTGGAGGGTGCGAGTCGGAAGCTGTAAGGATGCTGAACGCATTGAAGAGTGACTCGTATGTGGAGCTGAGCCGGTACCGGGACCAGAAATTCATGGTAACACCCGTCTGCTGTGTCCTGCTGACTGCGGCGCTTCCTTCTGTAGGGCGCTCGCCCGTGGTTTCTCTGAACCGATCACAATCCTCTCATTTCCTGTGCTGTACGCGCAGTGCTCTGCTATcaggcgccccctgcaggagaagGCGCGCCATGGAGCCCATAGCCAGCTCTGCGGCTGACACCTACATGTGTGTGATGGAGCAGGCAGCCACCCTGACTAGCAGGGACATAGGTAACATGGCAAGGGGTCAGGCCCCCAGTGACGCATGCCACTCCAAACccgcatatcccccccccccaaccacctcACTCCACATTGCATAATACCACTGTACTATTACTCCATCACATCtactatacaaagaccaatattctccctcagcagtgacaaTATAGAGGTAGATTTGGCTGGATTCTGCAGACTTTGTAAGTGatacatccagtaactcacagggggcAGCTTCTCCTCTTCTGACGTTTTTGTTAATCAAAGTTTTTTactcttccttttcttctccatctggccataATGAAAACGTCTTCAGCCATTGctcgtctccacaggatctggcagacagacgttttAGGCTTCTCTTTCCAACATCATTCTCATCTCTACACAAactccccatctgtattgcttcacacagtatctgtgcccccatataagcagttacgCTCATTATGTCCCTCCAAATAGTAGACAATCCCCCTCGGTGCTTCTTCATAGCACTGGGCTTCTCTGTGCACCTGTATAATATAGGCCTGGCCtctatgcccccatgtagtagttaggtcccgTCTGTGCATCCATCCAGCAGACTTAACTATGTCCCATACAGTGGTTAGgtgcctctgtgtccccatatagtgtgtaggtcacctctgtgcatccccctgtTAGTTATCCCCTGCTGGTAAATTGATATACACCGTGTAGGCAATCCCTCTTACCTCCTTGTCTCATAGACAATTCTTCCTGTTATTCCCACTGTAGTaagacccctcccctgtagtattCCACCCCCATCATGCTAGCCCTATGAATAAAAACACTATCCTGGCTCTGCAGTCCTCAGACATTCCTTTCTAGTGAGCTGAAGGTGTGTGGAACGCGGCATAGGTAGGTAGAATGTCCACAAACTAAGAGGGCAGGCCCGGCAGAGGATGGCACTAGCACACAGCCACAGACTAACGGCccaccacacatatacacagatacacccagcactacacacAGGCATCGTCCCACCACACACAGAAACACGGATAGACATGTGATGAATGGGCAGAACACAGCCGGGGCTCCGACTTTTGCTGTTCAGCAGCTGCCTGCATCCATTGGTCTGTGTGACCCATGAATGCAAGCAGCTTGCTAAACTTTGGGACAGAgtgaggtggcaaggggggccctgCCACAACCGTGACCGCTGTAGCTGCGCCACTGCCCACAAGGGGTTTTTCCttttacttttgacatgtcattgagaTGGAGTTTGAGTGTTAATATTCCTGCAGCTAGTTAGAGCTAATAGAAGCACAtagataaagggaacctgtcacccccgtgccggggtgataggctcccgaccccccgttacagccccctatacttacctaatcccgccgggtcccgcttctggaggtggttgggtgatgaagatctcagccgctgcagccaggcgcgcgcgctgagagatgagtccaacacccatagagaatgacaggagagtccagcgctccgtcattctctatgagcgttggactcatctctcagcgcgcgcgccgggctgcagcggctgagatcttcatcacccgaccacctccagaagcgggacccggcgggattaggtaagtatagggggctctaacggggggtcgggagcctgtcaccccggcacggggggtgacaggtttcctttaagcacttcactccctggcttgctACGATCTCCATCTTGCTGTAGAAGATGACCACCCCATAGTCTAACAGTGAAGCTTGTTTCCTGTGGTGACCTGAGGAGAGAAGAGCCTGGCCATCTTAACACCCAGACTCTGACTGAGTTTCTAGGACGTCAAAAGATTTTTTGATTGATGGTGCCCATGTAAGGTGTGGCAACGGCAGAGGAAGGATACGGTCTGCCACTTTCTCCCACTATGCACATGCATCATCCTGTTTCAGCTATGTATTAATAGAGTTCAAGGTGTATACAAATCTAGCAAAAAACAATGTGTAATTCACTGAATTCATTTTTGTCATTCAGTCCTTGAAATATGTAATAAGGTATGCTTCTTTCTTTAATAAGGTAATATGTCTGTCACCACCTTCTTTTGGGAGATTAACCTTCTCTAGGCTGGTGAACCCCATTTAAGGAGTAGTGGCCCTTTAATATAATGGGCTCTATGCTTCTCCTCCATCCTTCACAGGTAGGATGTGTTGTTCAGAGGTCTGGAAGTGTTGTTTGCCATGTACAATGGCACAGTGTTTGGGATTGCAGAGCTCACCTTATCAtatcttttccccccttcccTTTAGGGTAACATAGACGATCAAGAGAAGCTCCTGAAGCAAAGCTGCACTCTGTATGTTGGAAACCTGTCATTTTATACTACAGAAGAGCAAATCCATGAATTATTCAGTAAAAGTGGGGATGTGAAGAAAATAGTTATGGGCCTTGATAAGGTGAAGAAGACGGCATGTGGCTTCTGCTTTGTAGagtatcctttaaccccttaaggtcaaagccaattttcgtttttgcgcttttgctttttccattttatgtttaaaagtccatagcgcttgcattttttcacctagagacttatatgagcgcttattttttgcgaaaccaattgtactttgcaattacaggcataatttttccataaaatatgttgtgaaaccggaaaaaaatcattttgcgctgtcaaattgaaaaaaaaacgaatttgttttgatttcggggagttttgcatttacgccgttcgccctatggtaaaactgacttgttatgcatgttcctcaagtcgttacaattacaacgatatataacatgtataacttatattgtatctgatggcctgtaaaaaattcaaaccattgttaacaaatatgtcacttaaaatcgctccattcccaggcttatagcgcttttatcctttggtctatggggctgtgtgaggtgtcagtttttgcgccatgatgcgttctttctaccggtaccttgattgcgcatatacgactttttgatcgctttttattacattttttctggatttgatgcgaccaaaaatgcgcaattttgcactttgggatttttttgcgcttacgccgtttaccgtgcgagatcaggaatgtgattaattaatagttcgggcgattatgtgtgcggtgatactaaatatgtttattaatttatttatttattaatttatatttataaaatgggaaaaggggggtgatttggatttttattaggggaggggatttttttattaataaaaacacttttttacttttttttttacatggactagaagcccccctggggggcttgtatatacatagcactgatctctcatagagatcaatgctgtgtatatacacagcaaagatccattagatcggtcatagattgcaatggcctgctgcaggccacagcaatctattgccgagccgggatcagcgacattccgacgctgaggcccggcacgggcagaagaacggatctcccccccgcgatgcgatcgcgggggggagatccgtgccactagacaccagggatgcacggaggaaagcacttcaatgcagctgtcaggtttgacagctgcattgaagggcttaattagccggtgcggcaacgggacccgcgccggctaatagaggcactgcccggctgcagattgcagccgggatcggtgccgttcagagcaccccctgcggcaccatgacgtatcagatacgtcatgggtcgctaaggggttaagtgataAATTTGACATTTGAAATTTAGCATTTTCTTATTGTTGGGCTtctgaaaataataaaacaaatctgGCTATTCTTGTAGTTACAGCCCATACTTCCATTACCTCCAGATGGCACTTGATATTGCAAGGAGGAGCACCTGTCCCTTATTTGTAGGTCTCCCAGAAGGAAATAGGCAGCACTTTGGGAAGCAAGTAAACAATGATTCCTTTATCAATCCATGTTGTAAAGTTTTAGCTcttacggtgcgtttacacagagatttatccaacagatatttgaagccaaagccaggaacagaatataaacagggaatgggttgtaaaggaaagactgagattcctggctttggtgtaaaaaaagaaatctgtcagataaatctcagtGTAAACAAGGATACTTGTGGATAAGGCCAAAAATACTAATTTTACTAGCAAAATGatccttaaagtgaacctgtcacagaTAAAAATCTTTGCCATGTCAACgagacattttaaaggggttattcagaattagaataacatagctgttttttttccatctaaGAACAGTGCcacacaacttggctccattcacttcaatggaactgagctgtgataccacacacagagAGGATGTGAGTGGAGCTGCTTCTGTAAGAaaacagctatatttttctaatcccgCATAACCTACCCTTTAACCTTCCACACTAGCCCTGTCAGATTAACCTTTGTGACCTTAAAACCAGTCTGTTCCTCAAATCTTCTGCTTAGGCGGACTGGCTGCTAAACTTTATGGGTTTAAAGTATGAGAATACAAAGGGGGAAGGACAGtcgataaaatataacttttattctttGCAAATATAAAAGATTATTTCCACAAGGTGTATAATACAATAGTGAAATTATTTACATGAATACAAAAATGACGGTCTCAAGTACGTCTGGGAGTCTCCGTGTCTACTATTCAAGGTTCAAACCATACGTATCCAGTATTGTAGATGGTACAAAGGTTAATCATTATAAGAGACACAACCAATCTCCTTAAACAGACGGAGAGAACCAAGCACCGGAAATGATCAACTAACAAGTTACTacccactgttaggctatgttgccAATTGCACAGAATGGGAAGTCAGGTAAGTCATGTATCCGTCAGATCcgccaaaagtaccaataaacCACGCCCAACGCGTTTCAAAGACCAGTGTCCGTCTTATCATCAGGGGCCAGGTGGTCACAAATGCATGGTACAAATCGCAATCGTGAATTATCATAAACATGTATAAACAATATTAGCAGAGTCACATGTTAATTGGGATGGTGCTTTCAGTGGGGACCAGAAGTGGCCGTATACTCACTACCCAGGGAGCATCAAAAACCTGCTTGTAAAGTGTCCAGAATAATGCAGTGGCTGGTGCTGGACACTGTAAAtaaaaacaaaggggggggggggggggggcgtatgaGAGCCCTGCTCAAGCTGTGTTATGTAAGGTAATGCTTTGCCATACTTACTCTAATCAGCAGGATAAATAAGCCAAAGTGTGAGTTAGCCAAGCTGTGTGGGAGCCTAACCTAGAGACAGGATAATTACTGTATTAGCTAGTTCAACATCTATTTGGCACAAGCGAAACACCCACAATGGGGACATACTTACTTTCTGATCCGTCCACTAGTGTGATCGCATCCCCTCAtcctgcagtggcagaatgcCGGGAGCGCTAATCGCGGCCCCGCTAAGTAGCGGGGACGCGTGTTCGTGCGCGTGTGACGTCACAGCAACCGCCGGAGCGCGCCAGACTCGAATCACTCCCCCAACCTGCCCAGTGGGAGTGGCCCGCCCTGTACTGTAAACAGAGCAGCGTGTCGACTGTCCTTCCCCCTTTGTATTCTCATTTGACAGTGAAGGATCTACATTATACTGTGGTTAGATGTGCCGAATTCACATTGTATATTTGGATTTTTGATTTCTTGACCCAGGCATGGCTGGTTTTGTGGCTAATTCTGTGGACCTTGAAAGTTGGCTGACTGAGGCAAAAGAGGTCTTTTCTGAGAAAACCTATTCCCAACCTAGATATACACCATCTTTGAGGGCAGCATTCAAAGAGCTACAGGTGTGTCATAAGCAATACATCACGTCTTGGTGGGAGGTTCAATCATTTGAGAACTACATCAAGAATAAAATTTTCCCTAGAGGACTTAGAAACCCTGTCCTCCCAGCTCCCAGACTACGCTCACCAGCACTCTTAAAAAAGTGGGAAGCAGAGGCGACAGCAAGCTCACTGAGACAATTGGGTTTCCTCCTAGAGGAGGAAAGAGTGAAGCTTGATCTAGCTAGTAAAAAACTTCAGGAGCAAAAGGACATCACTTTGAAATTCAACACTGATCCTGAATTCCCGGGCAAGGAAGCACAACTTAAAGCAGCTATTCAGCGCTTTCAATATCATCTAAAGGAAAGAAAGCATTCTCAATTTGCCCGGGACGTACAGGATTTCAGAGAAAATCGAGCATACTCTGTTCTGGAAAAAACTCATAGACAGAAGGAACAGGATACTGAAGTGTCCTCTTCCGACACAGAATTTTCTGAGTCTGAATCTCGTACCAGGGAGGGCTCTGGTAAGACTAGCGCATCAAAAAGAGGGGGAGGCAATAGATCTACTAGTAGGGCTCCCAACGTAGGCCAGTCTAACCAGTTCCAATGTGTGGACAACTCCTTACCTCCTTCTTCCTCTCAACCTTTTTTAGGCATGaaaagagggagggggagatatGGTTCTCCATCAAGAAAGCAACCCCCTCGGGGTACCAAAAGCAATTGAGGGCACCCATTGGATCATCACAGATTATGAACCTATTCTCATATCCACTCACACCAACACAAGAACAGGTCCTCCTCCTAGGTCTTTCATTTGTCCCCACAACTAATTTTGATCCGTTTGTGTGGACAAAGGACCTTCACTTATTTGCTAGAAAGTTACGGTGGCACAAGCTGTTTAAACATAAGGATATCAGAGAGTGCCAGGAACTAGGCATCACCTTAGACGACCTTGGAGCGGTTAGAGACCTGACAGACCTTCTTGAATCAAACGAGACACCACCAGGTTGTGGCCCCTTGACTAATTGCAAGCCCAAGAGTACACGATTCCCCCCAGTAGGAGACATCTCAAGTATCGAGATTTTTGTAGACCTAGTAGAAAGAGATCTTAAAGGGCTAATGCCCACTTCTGGATACACTAACCTGatacatggggagagaagcactaaAAGAACTCCAAAACaacccccacttaataattaaaCAGGCGGACAAGGGGGGGAACACAGTGTTACTAAACAGAGAAGACTATGTTGAAATGTGCCACAGACTCCTTGATGACAGCCAAACCTATGAGGTGCTACCCGGCAACCCGACTAACACGTACAGACAGCAATTGGACCAGATTTTGTGTAGAGCAAGGGGGGCCAACTTGATTGATGACAACGAACTGGGGTTCTTACTCCCGAAATGCCCAGTCACCCCGACTTTCTACGCCCTACCAAAAATCCATAAGGGGACTAGCCCACTAAAGGGTAGACCAATAGTAGCAGGAATTGGGGGGCCTCTCACAAAACATAGGCATCTATGTAGATAAGATCCTGAGAGACTTTGTCTTGAGCTTACCCTCCTACACCAGGGACACCAGTGACCTGCTACAGAAACTCGAGTTCCTAATTGTGGAACAAGAGGTACAACTGGCAAGTATAGACGTGGAGGCACTATACTCCTCTATCCCGCACGACCAGGGATTAAGGGCTGTTGACTATTTTTTGTCATCAAGAGGTACACATATGCGGGCGCACAACCTTTTTGTGTTGGAAGTCCTGATATATATTCTAACCAagaatttttttcctgtttaatGGGAGGttctaccaccagctcaggggtacGGCCATGGGTAGCCCATGTGCGCCTACCTATGCTAACCTACTCCTGGGCTGGAGGGAGGCCACCATCGCACTCTCGGATGAAAGGGAACGACTTGGGGAGATGGTTCTATCCTGGGCCCGCTTTATAGATGATATCTTCATCCTCTGGTCTGGTACAGTAAACTATTTTTCTGAATACATAGCTGCCATCAACATAAACTCTATTGGTTTACATTTCACCTTTGAGATTAATGACTGCACACTAACCTTCTTGGATGTTAGGATCTCGAAAACTTCTCGAGGATACCTTGACACAACTATCTACAGGAAGGAGACCTCTACGAACAGCTTACTGAAATGGGAGAGCTGTCACCCGGTGccccttaaaaggggtattccgaagGGTCAATATCACCGTTTCAGGAGGAATTGTTCTAGGGAGAGTGACTTTAAGACACAAGCAAATGACTTGAGACTTAGATTTCAGGCTAGGGGATATCCGGGCTATACATTACGTAATGCATACAAGTCCTCCAAATCCAGGCAGAGAGAGGAACTGCTATCACCCAAACCTAAGACGGAGGAGCAGGGAGTTATGAGGATCATAGAGACTTTCGATAGAGCATCACAAGAAGTGAGAGATGTCCTTTCCCGCCACTGGAATATCCTGAGACTGGACCCAGACCTAAAAGACGTCATTGGGGAACGCCCACTTATTACATATCGAAGGGGGAGAAATATAGGGGACTTGGTCACACAGTCACCTCGACCCCACTCCCAGGCCGAACACCTGGCTCCATACGCTACAAGGTAGAGGGTGCTATGCCTGTGGGCACTGTAAGGCCTGTGACTACGTGACCAGAGCAAAATACTTTAGGAGCACAAGCACAGGGAACACATACACGATTAGCACTTTTCTCAATTGCAGTAGCAAAGCAGTGATCTATGTGGCCACCTGTACCTGCGAAAAACAATATGTAGGTAAAACGATCAaggagtggtggagaagaattcTTGAACACCTAGGAGACATCAGGCACAAGCGGGACACCCCCTTGACGAGACATATTCATGAATCTCATGGGGGCAGCCTGGGTTGCCTCTCATTTACAGCTATAGATTGCCTTAAATCCTCAGCTAGAGGAGGGGACCTTGATAGAATTCTGCTACAAAAAGAGAGTAGATGGACCTATACTCTACAGACTATCTCCCCCCAAGGGTCTGAACGAAACCATCAACTTCGCCTGCTTTATCACTCACTATTTGAAGTCGCACTGGCTCTATCAGGCAGTTAGGGACGGTCCTAGTGGACTGCGGACTGAGCTAGTTGAGCCAGCAGTTCCAGTATAGGGCATACTATGGTATGACAGGATAGGTTCCTGTGTGGGACCGTCCTTTTTAGGACGGCCACCCCACCTAGGTACAGGGCCTATTGTTGGGATTTCTAGGGATACTATAGACCCCCTGTTATGCCAATCGACCAATTCCTATCTAATCACCAACCGCTAGTCATTTGAGTCATCTTTCTCCCTATGTGTCCAGCCATATCTCTAATGGTCACGGGTCGTGCCACTCCTACACTATTTAACAACGGGTGATATGTCTATTTGGAGTTATATCAGAATAATAGCTGACCTTCTTTAAGCCATTATGCCAAATAAATAGCAATCTCAGACCCCCCCCCTGATAGAAATTAGCTACATCCTAACCAGAATCAGTAAATAACCATTAAGCCTGTTTATTATTGCAGCGCCGATGAATACATTATATCAAGTGGCTGAACGGTGTCCCCCGTCTCCGGAGCACACTCTGCACAGACACGCTGCTCTGTTTACAGTACAGGGTGGGCCACTCCCACTGGGCGAGTTGGAGGAGTGATTCGAGTCCGGCGCGCTCCGGCGGTTGCTGTGACGTCACACGCGCCCGAACACGCTTCCCCGCTACTTAGCGGGGCCGCGATTAGCGCTCCCGgcattctgccactgcaggaTGAGGGGATGCGATCACACTAGTGGACGGATCAGAAAGTAAGTATGTCCCCATTGTGGGTGTTTCGCTTGTGCCAAATAGATGTTGAACTAGCTAATACAGTAATTATCCTGTCTCTAGGTTAGGCTCCCACACGGCTTGGCTAACTCACACTTGGCTTATTTATCCTGCTGATTAGAGTAAGTATGGCAAAGCATTACCTTACATAACACAGCTTGAGCAGGGCTCtcatacgccccccccccc carries:
- the LOC138794870 gene encoding protein NCBP2AS2-like isoform X2 translates to MVLRRLLFSLLNNPQLIEKLSESRPIRRAAQITAFAITKAQLTGRDAAQRMLRSSTVQELKREVSGASRDLGEVGRKVGRIKDTFVKELKTGMEEVQQVHGRHVCVREDDSVMV
- the LOC138794870 gene encoding protein NCBP2AS2-like isoform X1, with translation MRRPLSCRVAGVTSCVYVLQVTRPPKMVLRRLLFSLLNNPQLIEKLSESRPIRRAAQITAFAITKAQLTGRDAAQRMLRSSTVQELKREVSGASRDLGEVGRKVGRIKDTFVKELKTGMEEVQQVHGRHVCVREDDSVMV